The nucleotide sequence CGAAGGACAATCCGGCGGATCTTGTTTCTCGTGGGCTGAAGGCTGATGTCATCAGCTGTTCATCATTGTGGTGGTCCGGGCCGACTTATTTGACAGAGATTGAATCCACTTGGCCTAAAACGCCCAACGTAAACGAGAGACACGATCTACCCGAGTTGATTACTTGTTCTTTCGCGCTTGATAATAAAACTAACACGGATGACTTAATATCTAacttaatcaaaaataaatctaaactaACTCACTTACAAAATACAATAGCATATTTACAAAGGTTTATTTACAACTGTCGTAATCCTACCAGAAAATTTACTGGTCTTCTTTCCATTCAGGACCTTcaaaattcattaaatttaatcataCGTAAAGCTCAATCTGAAATGTTTCCTGAAGAATATGCTATTCTAAAAGCTGGTAAGGCAATACCTAACAAAAATAGATTAATTTCTTTAAGTGTTTTTATCGACTCTGAAGATATAATTCGTGTTGGTGGTAGGCTAGCAAATTCCTCTTATTGTTACGATACTAAGCACCCCATAGTTTTATGTAGTAAGCATCATTTTACTAAAATTCTTTTCGCTCActatcatttaaaatatttacatgccCCGCCTCAGCTTTTGTTGAATAATATAAAGCAGACTTATTGGCCTTTAGGAGGCAAAAACCTATCGAAAAATATAGTTCACAAATGTGTTACATGTTTCAGGCATAAAGCTGAAACTGTACAGCCTATCATGGGCCAGTTACCGGCTTCTCGAACGGAACTGGAGTATCCCTTTTTACATTGTAGCGTCGACTACGCTGGGCCAGTGTTGATAGCCGATAAAAAAGGTAGAGGTTGCAAACTTATAAAATCTTATTTGGCAATCTTCATATGCAATTCTGTAAAAGCCTGTCACATCGAGCTCGTTACGTCGTTGTCTTGCGAAGCGTTCATTGCCGCCTTGAATCGCTTCGTTTCTCGTCGGGGGAAGCCTCAAAGCATTACGTCCGACAATGCCACAACTTTTGTTGGCACTTGTAACGAGTTAGCGAAACTTTTAGTTCAATCGGACCTTCAAGGTCAGATGGCTCAAGAAGGCATTGAATTTAAGTTTGTACCGGCATATACGCCCCATTTTAATGGTTTGGCCGAATCTTGCGTGCGTTCCACCAAATTTCACCTTAAAAGGTTACTTCAAACCACTCATTTAACCTACGAGGAGATGGCTACATGCCTCGCTCAAATAGAGGCTGTCTTAAACTCTCGTCCTCTTACCCCACTCTCCTCTGATCCATCTGATTTATCCGCTCTAACTCCTGCACACTTTTTAATTGGACGCTCGTTTTCGTCCATTCCTCATCCACAAGTGACTGATACGAACATCAATCGCCTCGAGCGCTTCAAAAGGATCGAGCTTTTAAAGCAACATTTTTGGAACCGCTTCTCTTTGGAGTACGTGCATCTCCTGCAGCAAAGGGTTAAATGGCAGTCTTCACTTCGGGAGCTGAAACTGGGCTCGCTTGTCCTCATTAAGGAAAGGGCTCTTCCACCACTACTCTGGTCTCTAGGACGAGTCATTCAGCTCTACCCTGGCAGCGACGGCGTCACTAGAGTCGCCGAGATAAAGACAAGGAGAGGCACCATTCGGAGGGCATTTAATAATATCTGCCCCCTTCCAGATTTTTGAAGCCTTCTACTTCAACCCGGGGAGCATGTTGAGAACCGGCTTGACTTGCGCACGGGACGAGGCGTGCGGGAGGACGACACGGCGACGTCACGATCGTCGCTCCGACCGGCAGCGACCACTCGCCATACGATCTCCACCGCCGTTGGAcgatcttttattttattacaaaaattaattatatattgaTTGTTATTAGACGGTTATTAAACCAGCCTTAATTTACAGTCCACGATTTTATTTAACGTCCCGTAGGACCCTAAcaggggttgatttaaaaatatatttaccaattggagctacattatccctgattggcatacgctactttcTCCGGGAAAAGGTAAAACTCCCGCGGGGATAGcaaaagtgaattcaatttcaggttgatttatttataattctatatcTAACTCTACcggaacagtaccatgactgctgactgacagacaacgcatagccaaagctactggtgctagagacttgaaatttgcttatatggacctaaagtaatatagaggtgcactagggtaagatttttagaaaatccatggaataggaaaatatctcaactttgttttgtttctttgtttgttggggtaatctctgaaactactgagctgatttaaaaatctaatacaatagaaagctacaatatccctcatgacagacttctttttttttatgcaaaatttcccAGATAAAAGTAAATGTTACTTTTTAACCAAGACTGCACATGTTCAATTTAATTAAGGTGTGGtcacatgcaagtcgctcgacgctcgtttccagtgatAAATctgaaaattgaagttcgtatcgtaccatttCTCTCACCTCGTATTAactaatataagcgtcagcgggacgttacaatgcgaacttcgattttcgaatttcgtagtagcctctctGTTCGTGACCCTATTTTGAAATTCCCGGGACTCAAAGAAGTAGCGTCGTGCTACATTTACACACTCGCCAAGCTTCGGCAAGCTCTCGGAACACAATCGTGTTATTGGCCCTTTTTTTGCCAGCGCTTGCCTGCCACTGATCCGGGCCGGTGTCGGTTTTAACATAGATCAAAGGAACTTGCAGCAAGCGCTTGATAGCTTGACTGCTTGGACTACCTAAGAAATTTtatctttttctttaaataaaaatatgccaAGCTCAACACAAGAGCCGAAGCAACTTCGAAATCCACGTCAAGGCCTCGCAAGCCCTCTCGCAAACAAGCAAGGGGCCTCGGCAAgggtgtaaatgtagcattaaGTTGCCGTGTTgaacagcagcgtcaagatggctgcttgcaggaatcaTCTTCGTGTTGGAAGCTAATTTTTTAATATCCTTTAGTGGCAATCGTGGCAGTAGTACAAAttaaagaaattggagtgaatgaaaaatatacgtgttttttccgaaatttaagttttatttccagcgataaagcacattttcagctttatcgctatatgtcacgtgaccagatttgatgCTGTAAAGTGGAAACGagaacgagcgtcgagcgactgcatgtggccgcaccttaagaAACAAATACCAAGCAAGCGATGCGTTTAGCGTTACCTCCTTTTCCTTTCCTACAGACAGTTCCTCACAGTTCCCAATATATGTTACTCTATGACAGTTCCTAAACGAAAAAaacgaaccaaccacagaatGCACAGAAACAGAAAGTACACGATTTGTTGAGCGTAGCGTAATAATTTTTGTCTAATACTGTTCTTCAacaattttcatctaaatctcgCATTTATAGCGCAATATTCTATAAATATCTGTCCTTGAGCATCATTTCACTTGAAAATGGTAAGTAAAATCAATGTTTTACTGATAAAATTGTTTTGGTGaaaaaaatggcggcaaatGAGGTTATGTTTTTTCCAGTCTCACACAATATTGCTGGTGCAGCCAGGCCCTAGGCCAGAAACTAGGACCTACTCCGACTATGAGAGCGTAAATGAGTGCATGGAAGGAGTATGCAAAATATACGAGGAGCATTTGAAGAGGCGAAATCCTAATTCGCCGACTATCACTTACGACATTTCGCAGCTCTTCGATTTCGTTGATCAGGTAAATATATCAATTACTAGTGTTTAGCCGCAGCTTCGCTAAATAATTCGATAAATCAATTGAAATGGAATTCACAAAGATTACGTTGTGATCTTTATTGATGTTGCTAAACAACAGTGTCTTATTTCATGACTATACCCAGCGAATGAGATTTATACGATTGATCCCGTGGGAGATtcggtaaaaagtagcctacgtgtaCTATTTCAAATGATCAGCTATGTactgccaaatttcattgaaatctgtCCAGATGTTTTAGACACACAGTTGCAAACTTCCGCATTAATAACATTAGAAGGATTTACCATTTATGTATGAAACCCTGCACAAGTTTAGCTGAAAAAGAGGGACATTAAACGCTGGTAGGTAGTTATAAATATCATAAAACATTCTATTCCATCATGTAACACAATTAACCATAAGTTTTCTAGTTAGTTGTACTATTTGGTTAACTACTAGTTAACATCATCCATTTTTTAAACATCGCACAtgtttttcaagcttttatttaactggctATGTATGTATGAGGGAAATTTTGCTGCTGAATTTCCCTGCTTCCAGTGgtcacaataaaataatctggctgtgacatcctggtggttcaGCCAAGATTGTCTCCAAGGACAGTACTCCTTAATgattaatggcattgacttgaaatttagtatggaaatGTACTTTAGATGACAAGAAGGAAATGTACTTTAGAAgaattagacgaccagatggccaagtggttggagaacctgactacgaagcttgaggtcccgggtttgattcccggccggggcagatacttTCTGTGAATaacacaaatgtttgttctcgggtcttggatgtttaatatgtatttatctatataattatgtttatccgttgcctatccatagtgcaagctttgcttactttggaactaggtcaattggtgtcaagtgtcccattatatttatttatttatttaatgcaagtacattagcaaaaaacttttgaattcaaatttaaaattatattttaactaaaacttatttagaCATATTATTCTTCCAGCTTGCAGACCTCAGTTGTCTGGTGTATCAAAAGTCGACGAACACTTATGCTCCGTACAACAAAGATTGGATCAAAGAGAAGATCTATGTGTACTGTGACGCACAGCCAGCTGCTGGCGAAGGCGATATAAATATAGTCATAGTCATATCTAAAGtcttcaattaaataaataaaatttatctaacCATAGAGATCGCATTAACGACCGAGACTGCTTTTTTTA is from Choristoneura fumiferana chromosome 28, NRCan_CFum_1, whole genome shotgun sequence and encodes:
- the LOC141443704 gene encoding enhancer of rudimentary homolog, whose product is MSHTILLVQPGPRPETRTYSDYESVNECMEGVCKIYEEHLKRRNPNSPTITYDISQLFDFVDQLADLSCLVYQKSTNTYAPYNKDWIKEKIYVYCDAQPAAGEGDINIVIVISKVFN